In one window of Chryseobacterium viscerum DNA:
- a CDS encoding alpha/beta fold hydrolase, producing the protein MKKFSEYISPVKNKILILAVVLFSAVVFGQNNQNDEYFKSKEIIKELDSIVNPNGIQESFFANIGGIKQWINVRGKDKNNPIIIFIHGGPASPLSAVSWTYQRALEEYFTVVNYDQRGAGKTYRANDTLALGKTMHIDTFVDDALEITRLITQKYKQKKVFLTGHSWGTIIGLKAAVKAPQWYYAYIGIGQIITMQENEKLSYEYGLKMANEKNNTEALKELQSIYPYPGNQPVTRERIIIARKWPQYYGGLSAYRNNNFYYFNAPLLYPEYTIDDAEAIGLGSLFTLEKVMDEFLNFDFSKVKSLSIPVIMLLGRHDYTTPTLPVIKWMNQLKAPMKKNIWFENSAHLIPVEEPGKMLLTFVNEIRPIVLKKY; encoded by the coding sequence ATGAAAAAATTTAGTGAATACATAAGTCCAGTGAAAAATAAAATTTTAATCTTAGCAGTAGTACTCTTTTCTGCTGTTGTATTTGGACAAAATAATCAAAATGATGAATATTTTAAGTCTAAAGAAATCATAAAAGAGTTAGATTCTATTGTTAATCCAAATGGAATTCAGGAAAGTTTTTTTGCAAATATTGGAGGTATAAAACAATGGATAAATGTAAGAGGGAAAGATAAAAACAATCCTATTATCATTTTTATACACGGAGGCCCTGCCTCTCCGTTAAGTGCTGTGAGTTGGACTTACCAAAGGGCTTTGGAAGAATATTTTACCGTTGTAAATTACGACCAACGTGGAGCCGGAAAAACTTATCGAGCCAATGATACATTAGCCTTAGGTAAAACGATGCACATTGATACTTTTGTAGATGATGCCCTTGAAATTACCCGGTTGATAACGCAAAAATACAAGCAAAAAAAAGTATTTTTAACAGGACATAGCTGGGGTACAATAATTGGCTTAAAAGCAGCGGTAAAAGCACCTCAATGGTATTATGCCTATATTGGTATTGGGCAAATAATCACTATGCAAGAAAACGAAAAACTTAGCTATGAATATGGTTTGAAAATGGCTAATGAAAAGAATAATACAGAAGCTCTTAAAGAATTACAATCCATTTATCCCTACCCGGGAAATCAACCTGTTACCAGAGAACGTATTATCATTGCCAGAAAATGGCCACAATACTATGGTGGATTAAGCGCTTATAGAAATAATAATTTTTATTATTTCAATGCCCCTTTACTTTATCCCGAATATACAATTGATGATGCAGAAGCCATAGGACTTGGAAGTTTGTTCACATTGGAAAAAGTTATGGATGAATTTCTAAATTTTGATTTTTCAAAAGTTAAAAGTCTTTCCATCCCTGTTATCATGTTGTTAGGAAGACACGACTATACTACCCCCACATTGCCTGTTATTAAATGGATGAATCAACTAAAAGCTCCGATGAAAAAAAATATTTGGTTTGAAAATTCCGCACATCTTATTCCAGTAGAAGAACCTGGGAAAATGCTATTAACTTTCGTAAATGAAATAAGACCGATAGTGTTAAAAAAATATTGA
- a CDS encoding outer membrane beta-barrel family protein, translating to MKRLLHLIIVLSGTMVTAQEKKDTAATKKINEIVLKKNKFQRKNDRFIYDIGASPAAKGATAFSILKETPLISSMDDKTLRIAGKSNAVIYINGKKTQMDADALAAFLKSMPSESIQKIEIITMPGSEFQVESSDGVINIILKKIRENGLNGSLRMSNNQGYYNNPGMGFSINYRKNKLGINSSFNSSENTKRQYYILENGSNIASNHSEGTVSVPNKDYGGYLNIDYALNDKSNLALSYSTWYNKNFTSVTNLFNTVNVLNDTVWKTDYNRSKNHENTQSYNNSVNLNYELKTDSLGSKLNINAAYLNFRKKQNSLNTTSAADSNGNTGEDISQIIQETPQIINSFSVTVDYFKKFKNDFTLSFGGNYSYTKTDNDTETSLYQLAANVVVRNPNHFFYLENIYGGYLTAEKKISDKISAKAGIRYELTQNKGNSYNAQDDNLKNLTRNYHNILPYVNLNYSISKDHNLSYSFSGRMKRPSFWEVNPVRTYLTETNYVQNNPFMKASAVYSQELNYMFKNSYFFIAGHKYYKDVILQVPLQGIIYGNGSHVNVLRYIRTNFGNRQELNFTIGFQKSFFKQYWNTNVSIGLQHNINDGSIDTDPLTGEKFPAYINTRKSNGITISTNNSIRLDQAKTWFASINYWYVGNYQIELGQLRPLGSLEIGLKKIWNDWTFSATVYDVLNTNRVIIDDQQQNGNYNYVNIYNYPRQLTVSISYNFGNKKIEKIRDFNNASDEIKNRTK from the coding sequence ATGAAACGCCTGCTCCATTTAATCATTGTACTGAGCGGAACAATGGTAACTGCACAAGAAAAAAAAGATACGGCAGCAACAAAGAAAATAAATGAAATTGTACTGAAAAAAAATAAATTTCAGAGAAAAAATGACCGTTTTATATATGATATAGGAGCTTCTCCGGCAGCAAAAGGGGCTACAGCCTTCAGTATTTTAAAAGAAACTCCCCTGATTTCATCAATGGATGATAAGACTTTACGGATTGCTGGAAAATCAAATGCTGTAATATATATCAATGGTAAAAAAACTCAAATGGATGCTGATGCCCTGGCAGCCTTTTTAAAAAGCATGCCATCTGAAAGTATACAGAAAATAGAGATTATTACTATGCCCGGCAGTGAATTTCAAGTTGAATCTTCAGACGGGGTCATCAATATTATTCTAAAAAAGATAAGAGAAAATGGCTTGAACGGAAGCTTAAGAATGAGCAATAATCAGGGATATTACAACAATCCTGGAATGGGATTTTCTATCAATTACAGAAAAAATAAGCTCGGAATTAATTCAAGTTTTAATAGCAGTGAAAATACCAAACGGCAATATTATATATTGGAAAATGGCAGCAATATAGCTTCAAACCATTCGGAAGGAACCGTATCTGTTCCAAACAAGGACTATGGAGGATATCTGAATATAGATTATGCTTTAAATGACAAAAGCAACCTTGCACTGAGCTATAGCACCTGGTACAACAAAAACTTCACATCGGTTACCAATTTATTTAACACTGTAAATGTATTAAACGATACCGTCTGGAAAACTGACTACAACCGAAGCAAAAATCATGAAAACACCCAATCTTATAATAATTCTGTCAATTTAAACTATGAATTAAAAACAGATTCACTTGGCAGTAAATTAAATATAAATGCAGCCTATCTAAACTTCAGAAAAAAACAGAATAGCCTCAATACAACATCAGCAGCGGATTCTAATGGAAATACAGGAGAAGATATCAGCCAGATTATTCAGGAAACGCCACAGATTATTAACAGCTTTTCTGTAACGGTGGATTATTTTAAGAAATTTAAAAATGATTTCACCCTGTCTTTTGGAGGAAATTACAGCTATACGAAAACAGATAATGATACAGAAACAAGCCTATATCAATTGGCTGCCAATGTAGTAGTTAGAAATCCAAATCATTTTTTTTATCTGGAGAATATTTACGGAGGATATTTGACTGCAGAAAAAAAAATAAGTGATAAAATTTCTGCAAAAGCCGGAATCCGCTATGAATTAACACAAAATAAAGGAAACTCTTATAATGCTCAGGATGACAATTTAAAAAATCTTACGAGAAACTATCACAATATTTTACCTTACGTAAATCTGAATTACTCAATCAGCAAAGACCATAATCTTTCATATTCTTTTTCAGGCCGTATGAAAAGACCCTCATTTTGGGAGGTGAACCCTGTGAGAACCTATTTAACGGAAACTAATTATGTTCAGAATAATCCATTTATGAAAGCATCCGCAGTTTATTCGCAGGAACTTAATTATATGTTCAAAAATTCATATTTTTTCATTGCCGGTCATAAATATTATAAAGATGTTATTCTGCAGGTACCTCTGCAGGGGATAATTTACGGTAACGGCAGCCATGTAAATGTATTGAGGTATATAAGAACTAATTTTGGCAACCGTCAGGAATTAAATTTTACAATCGGTTTCCAGAAATCATTTTTTAAACAGTATTGGAATACCAATGTAAGTATCGGCTTACAGCATAATATTAATGATGGGAGTATTGATACAGATCCGTTAACAGGTGAAAAGTTTCCGGCATATATCAATACCCGAAAATCAAATGGAATAACAATTTCGACTAATAATAGTATAAGACTTGATCAGGCTAAAACATGGTTTGCCAGCATTAATTATTGGTACGTTGGGAATTACCAGATAGAATTGGGACAATTAAGACCACTTGGCAGTTTGGAAATAGGACTCAAAAAAATATGGAATGACTGGACCTTTTCAGCAACCGTTTATGATGTTTTAAATACCAACAGAGTTATAATTGATGATCAGCAACAAAACGGGAATTACAATTATGTCAATATTTACAACTATCCGCGTCAGTTAACTGTTTCTATCTCGTATAATTTCGGAAACAAAAAAATTGAAAAAATACGTGATTTCAATAATGCTTCTGATGAAATCAAAAACAGAACAAAATAA